The Fibrobacter sp. UWR4 genome includes a window with the following:
- a CDS encoding DUF255 domain-containing protein, giving the protein MIKRLALLLLFVACGFALAEGSDSSAVHWYGYNQAMNLAKVQKKLVFVDMYADWCVPCRIMDANVYGDTAVAKVLNERFIPVKLDADSQEKIVCDGKKKTVQKCYSEVWELKALPSFVLVAPKGMSILTVTQSMTVEDMLYLLNQFLSKEKEWIAR; this is encoded by the coding sequence ATGATTAAGCGTCTTGCGCTCCTGCTGTTATTTGTTGCCTGCGGTTTTGCCCTGGCCGAGGGATCGGATTCCTCCGCTGTCCATTGGTACGGATATAACCAGGCGATGAATCTTGCCAAGGTCCAGAAGAAACTGGTCTTTGTGGATATGTATGCGGATTGGTGCGTGCCTTGCCGAATCATGGATGCAAACGTCTATGGTGATACCGCTGTTGCAAAAGTTTTGAATGAACGTTTTATTCCTGTAAAGCTGGACGCGGACTCCCAGGAAAAGATTGTCTGCGACGGCAAGAAGAAAACGGTTCAGAAATGTTATTCCGAAGTATGGGAGCTGAAGGCCTTGCCCTCCTTTGTGCTGGTGGCGCCTAAGGGGATGTCCATACTGACGGTCACCCAGTCCATGACTGTGGAAGACATGCTTTACTTGCTAAATCAGTTCCTTTCAAAAGAGAAGGAGTGGATTGCACGATGA
- the ftsY gene encoding signal recognition particle-docking protein FtsY, with protein MGFFSAIKNGLAKTRDALLGELKGIVGAGKITDDTLEELEEHLIKADVGVEAAFLLTDALRENALGKSLTTEQVLDIMRSEAERLLKDPPPFELKGKPHVVLVIGVNGAGKTTTIGKLAARLIGEGKKVMIAACDTFRAAAIDQLETWAERSGAEFVKHQEGSDPAAVAYDACQAAQARGCDVVLIDTAGRLHNKDYLMEELKKIVRVIKKVNPDMPHDMWLVIDGNTGQNTINQTKIFNQSFPLTGLVVTKLDGTARGGAVLSIASSLQIPIRWIGMGERIDQLVPFSKSEYVEGLFENALEDKS; from the coding sequence ATGGGATTTTTTTCTGCGATTAAGAACGGTCTTGCCAAGACCCGCGACGCCCTTCTTGGAGAACTGAAGGGAATTGTCGGTGCAGGCAAGATTACGGATGATACTCTTGAGGAACTGGAGGAACACCTGATCAAGGCGGACGTTGGCGTAGAAGCTGCGTTCCTCCTGACAGACGCCCTTCGTGAAAACGCCCTGGGCAAGTCCCTCACTACCGAACAGGTGCTGGACATTATGCGCTCCGAGGCGGAACGTCTTCTGAAGGATCCTCCTCCCTTTGAACTGAAGGGTAAGCCCCATGTGGTTCTCGTCATTGGCGTGAACGGTGCCGGAAAGACCACAACCATCGGTAAGCTTGCCGCCCGCCTCATTGGCGAAGGCAAGAAGGTGATGATTGCGGCCTGCGATACTTTCCGTGCGGCAGCTATCGACCAGCTGGAAACCTGGGCTGAACGTTCTGGCGCAGAATTCGTGAAACATCAGGAAGGTTCCGACCCGGCTGCGGTTGCCTATGACGCCTGCCAGGCCGCCCAGGCCCGCGGATGCGACGTGGTGCTGATCGATACCGCAGGTCGCTTGCACAATAAAGACTACCTGATGGAAGAGTTGAAGAAGATTGTCCGCGTCATCAAGAAGGTCAATCCCGACATGCCTCACGACATGTGGCTGGTGATCGACGGCAACACCGGACAGAATACCATCAACCAGACCAAGATCTTCAACCAGAGTTTCCCGCTGACCGGTCTTGTGGTGACGAAGCTGGATGGTACCGCCCGCGGTGGCGCCGTGCTTTCCATTGCAAGTTCCCTCCAGATTCCCATCCGCTGGATTGGTATGGGTGAACGCATCGACCAGCTGGTGCCTTTCAGCAAGTCCGAATACGTGGAAGGTCTTTTCGAGAACGCACTGGAAGATAAATCCTAG
- a CDS encoding ATP-dependent Clp protease proteolytic subunit codes for MADCNEKKEAQTPDMMKKAEEYLAQNRRIFLWGGVDDESAERIVKQLLYLDSLNNDDITLYINSPGGVISSGLAIYDCMNAIKSDVVTVCCGQAASMGAVLLTAGAKGKRYAWPNARIMIHQPLIHGEIVAPASDIQIQAEEMLRIRGITGKILAETSGHTMEEIDRDTERDNFMSAEEAKAYGLVDIVESKL; via the coding sequence ATGGCAGATTGTAACGAAAAGAAAGAAGCCCAGACCCCGGATATGATGAAGAAGGCCGAGGAATACCTGGCTCAGAACCGCCGTATTTTCCTGTGGGGCGGTGTGGATGACGAAAGTGCTGAACGTATCGTGAAGCAGCTTCTTTATTTGGATTCCCTGAATAATGACGACATTACTCTTTACATCAACAGCCCCGGTGGCGTGATTTCCAGCGGTCTTGCCATTTATGACTGCATGAATGCCATCAAGAGTGACGTGGTTACGGTTTGCTGTGGCCAGGCTGCCTCCATGGGCGCCGTGCTTTTGACTGCAGGTGCAAAGGGCAAACGTTATGCATGGCCCAACGCCCGCATCATGATTCATCAGCCTTTGATTCATGGCGAAATTGTGGCTCCCGCTAGCGATATCCAGATCCAGGCCGAAGAAATGCTCCGTATCCGTGGCATCACCGGCAAGATTCTTGCTGAAACTTCCGGTCATACCATGGAAGAAATTGACCGCGACACTGAACGTGATAACTTTATGTCTGCAGAAGAAGCCAAGGCTTACGGCCTGGTGGACATTGTAGAAAGCAAGCTGTAA